Proteins co-encoded in one Aspergillus luchuensis IFO 4308 DNA, chromosome 6, nearly complete sequence genomic window:
- a CDS encoding AP-1 complex accessory protein LAA1 (BUSCO:EOG09260C5W;~COG:S;~EggNog:ENOG410PI9N;~InterPro:IPR016024,IPR011989,IPR040108) produces MSSSENATSTNSDNHAVPRAELDITKLHALPSEQQDLYLLTFTSDLVQHISGLDKAQVSSQQKFLKKELFKILTLSSPTITRVIRNNLGRCFGAIFSKGDRGILFETVTDLLGLLNTGKSDAELKTRFAVAHCMGEVFAVAGESVFAQSGVVVASLLKLLKASSNHTGCRGSTFAALRKVVVGTGVPVDEGTARDIWKQARNAATGDKSTFVQVHACRCLEQLVNTTPYFDNTNDFDHLKTLVWKVIDSPVAPVRHAAAACLARALAKLHATDTPIISVPKSKKAKRLSKKPTAKPGEDEEEAEISESSAPKKAEPRLFFLLPDLLRQLSAQYLRSTTSNRARAGIAICYKHVLRILGDKIIEERYGQIANHLLFDILNHPTVTYNRFRLLMTRKYVKSILEDTVGRESLRETSQLNAAKWLINDVLKDYPQVIQERREPSKHSLTSALSALSSLIESLGSAFGTLAEPCREALLQVLPHPSYTVQIHTAQCLRNFVLACPHQLLSCVTICLNSLNREVGQLSTPRQSPRRCIGYANGLSAMLSTSRLQPLYGSVEVFSRVFTQATDLLKTSSNSELRAASTQIQVAWILIGGLMPLGPSFVKIHLSQLSLLWKNALPKHLSQENSGKRGILELSFLAHVRECALSSLLVFMEFNSRLITADGAKRIAIMLQNTVEFLDDLPRQKTANELSQRLHPSLQLHDIETMVRRRVLQCFTKLLRVHPLSHADVISQSSLLSLAISSFADPDAAQAGPLESSIAASTAQFETLWDLCDNYGFGMTGLAREYVRVTLTGKHGTDNGPAWSAVDSADQAVDEALTFPICQASEHDSLLLYSRREEDSSLADPHSTGVVNAAIELFSVAIPLHTPRVQEGSVEQIATFLSSTSLQRNPGRKAAMVVNIAVALLHALKVSVKETGFTSGKLNPATDKVLQELVQKFVTDADLTVRTIGVEALGRLCESSGTAFTNTQINWLVDTIVENREPNTRAGCAAALGCIHSQVGGMAAGLHLKTIVGVLMSLCSDPHPVVHFWALGGLERVANSAGLTFSPFVSSSLGMLAQLYNADTHNEEAAALATSNIEMSFLTPVVISRCVDSLINVLGPDLQDIAKTRNLILTLLRQFQLEDNSALVTESSKCLDHLSLYAPGYVDFSGYVKRLQNELSAGNPLMRDVAIRGLSNLMKRDAGAVLRTATPTLEEEIWLAFDDTPDCPILRSMIQDWLQQTALVETELWIQRCHNTLTKTRVKVEDIPLTSAIRPTGNDMPDDEVAGFASAIAGAGQTEEANGAVSGQELLKWQTRNFVMSCLSELLALVQEAILPDQTIPAELALQQKVGDIVRMAFSASTANVIELRVWGLRIIDQVLKMFGKTPDPDFTEASLLEQYQAQIGSALTPAFAADSSAELASEAINVSATFIATGIVTNVDRMGRILKLLVLGLENFSKNLDTTEIGDLKGLNPNARVMVKMALYSAWARLQIASIEQDYLNQVVQPYLTKLTPLWLSSLQEYARLRFEPDISGSLGTGPMSGDLDEVYAALNRETLLKFYQDSWLNLVDAIAGLVEKDIDFVFDALDGKSELEESEKTQKDEEQKSNDEPKGKGDNINYRDEPVAFFFVLFGLAFEALVDQSTTPSQRLEILQALKRILRPVISGNAIYQDAIFSETMDSLDRLALTETTPIQNVIVEIARNLSLDHPSAKDSEGRDDHLSDDIEQLFELTRSIILVLAGLLPNLRESTPLARFNVGSDDALSLIRLALSSLVNVASIFPSIIRNDLNACILHIFSTILATGLCQAEVVPQALPTFKHFISSVANSPEVSPEHPENLGVVSRQLRGCLTRFLTTLTFAQRRESESSLPCAKNTLLAIAILLTSGGHIIPPQDPVIFRVLDELLDCLQDVGLANVAAGCIRSILLTSNPRSPTSEVIARYLLPRLIAFYVGCPTDNGDVPSDPENSKTVIARTLVACVSSAVFPANEMPTAISLIMSTLLSRAKRDGQAVYQETAVHLLELAKANQLVFRALVATMNPDQKTRLEEILRSAEAGSGANKHSRESTQSSSEQQAMPSIALRFDF; encoded by the exons ATGTCTTCATCGGAAAACGCTACGTCTACTAACTCCGACAACCATGCGGTCCCCCGAGCGGAGCTTGATATCACCAAGCTTCATGCGCTCCCCTCCGAACAACAGGACCTGTACCTCCTCACCTTCACCTCCGATCTGGTTCAACACATTTCCGGCCTCGATAAGGCTCAAGTATCGTCGCAGCAGAAGTTCTTGAAAAAGGAATTGTTCAAGATACTCACGCTTTCCTCGCCGACCATCACGCGAGTCATCCGCAATAACCTGGGCCGGTGTTTCGGGGCAATCTTCAGCAAGGGTGATCGTGGCATACTATTCGAGACCGTTACCGACCTATTAGGGCTTCTTAATACCGGCAAGAGCGATGCGGAATTAAAGACTAGGTTCGCTGTGGCCCATTGTATGGGCGAGGTCTTTGCGGTCGCCGGAGAAAGTGTCTTTGCGCAATCAGGCGTTGTCGTTGCAAGCTTGCTCAAATTGCTCAAAGCGTCTAGCAATCATACTGGATGTCGTGGGTCAACCTTTGCCGCGCTGCgaaaggtggtggttggcaCTGGAGTTCCCGTGGACGAAGGAACTGCGCGCGACATCTGGAAACAAGCTCGCAATGCCGCAACCGGGGACAAGTCAACCTTTGTTCAAGTGCATGCCTGTCGCTGCCTGGAGCAGTTAGTAAACACGACACCATACTTTGACAATACGAACGATTTCGACCACCTGAAGACCTTGGTATGGAAAGTCATTGACAGCCCAGTGGCCCCGGTCAGACACGCGGCCGCGGCCTGCTTGGCTCGTGCGCTGGCTAAGTTGCATGCTACCGATACCCCGATCATCTCGGTCCCAAAGtcgaagaaagcaaagagacTATCAAAGAAGCCGACTGCTAAAcctggagaggatgaagaagaggccgaAATCTCAGAGTCCTCTGCTCCCAAGAAGGCTGAGCCGCGtttgttcttcctccttcctgaCCTTCTTCGTCAGCTGTCTGCGCAGTATTTACGGAGCACAACTTCCAACCGGGCCCGCGCAGGTATTGCCATCTGCTACAAGCATGTTTTGCGGATCCTTGGGGATAAGATCATTGAGGAACGTTACGGTCAAATCGCGAATCATCTGCTATTTGATATTCTGAACCACCCCACGGTCACATACAACCGATTTAGACTTCTTATGACCAGGAAGTATGTCAAGAGTATTCTTGAGGATACCGTTGGCCGCGAATCACTCCGGGAGACTAGTCAGCTCAATGCGGCCAAGTGGCTAATCAATGATGTTCTCAAGGATTATCCTCAAGTAATCCAGGAACGCCGTGAGCCGAGCAAACATTCCCTCACGAGCGCCTTGAGTGCACTTTCTTCTCTGATTGAGTCGCTTGGTTCTGCTTTCGGTACCCTGGCCGAACCGTGTCGCGAGGCTCTGCTCCAGGTGCTACCGCATCCTAGCTATACTGTCCAGATCCATACAGCTCAATGCTTACGCAACTTCGTTCTTGCGTGTCCGCACCAGTTGTTGTCCTGTGTCACAATTTGCCTGAACAGCCTGAACCGAGAAGTGGGACAGTTGTCCACCCCCAGACAGTCGCCGCGTCGCTGCATCGGTTATGCCAATGGACTCTCTGCTATGCTAAGTACATCCCGGCTGCAGCCTCTTTACGGTTCTGTAGAGGTGTTCTCGCGTGTGTTCACCCAGGCGACCGATCTCCTGAAGACTAGTAGCAACTCGGAACTACGGGCCGCCAGTACACAGATTCAAGTTGCTTGGATCCTAATCGGAGGGTTGATGCCACTTGGCCCTAGCTTCGTGAAGATTCATCTCTCTCAATTATCGCTACTATGGAAGAATGCGCTTCCCAAACACCTGAGTCAAGAAAACTCCGGCAAACGCGGTATATTGGAATTGAGCTTCCTTGCACATGTGAGGGAATGCGCTCTAAGCTCGCTATTGGTGTTCATGGAGTTCAATAGCAGACTTATCACTGCTGACGGCGCGAAGAGAATCGCCATAATGCTTCAAAACACAGTTGAATTCCTGGACGATCTGCCCCGGCAAAAGACTGCCAACGAACTTTCGCAACGACTTCATCCATCATTGCAACTTCATGATATCGAAACCATGGTCCGGCGCCGTGTTCTGCAGTGCTTTACTAAGCTACTCCGGGTTCATCCTCTTAGCCATGCCGATGTCATTTCTCAGTCTAGTCTATTGAGCTTGGCCATCTCCTCGTTTGCTGACCCCGATGCGGCCCAAGCTGGTCCATTGGAGAGCTCAATTGCGGCATCTACCGCGCAATTCGAGACTTTGTGGGATCTATGTGACAACTACGGCTTCGGAATGACAGGCCTGGCGAGAGAGTACGTGCGTGTCACCCTTACTGGCAAGCATGGTACCGATAATGGACCTGCTTGGTCGGCCGTTGATTCCGCGGATCAGGCTGTGGATGAAGCT TTGACTTTCCCTATATGCCAAGCAAGCGAACATGATTCTCTACTTTTGTACTcgaggagggaagaagattcTTCTCTGGCCGACCCCCACTCCACTGGTGTTGTGAATGCTGCCATTGAGCTATTCTCTGTCGCGATCCCCCTGCACACCCCAAGGGTCCAGGAAGGTAGCGTAGAACAAATTGCAACCTTcctctcatccaccagtCTCCAGCGTAATCCCGGGCGCAAGGCTGCTATGGTCGTCAATATCGCTGTGGCACTACTACATGCTCTCAAAGTCTCCGTGAAAGAGACCGGTTTTACATCTGGGAAGCTCAATCCTGCAACTGATAAGGTGTTGCAGGAACTTGTTCAG AAATTTGTAACCGATGCTGATTTGACTGTCCGGACAATCGGAGTTGAGGCACTCGGACGTCTTTGTGAGAGCTCTGGGACCGCTTTCACCAATACACAGATCAACTGGCTGGTCGACACGATTGTGGAGAACCGTGAGCCCAATACCCGTGCTGGctgtgctgctgccttgggTTGCATTCATTCCCAAGTTGGTGGTATGGCAGCTGGTCTGCATCTCAAGACCATCGTGGGCGTTTTGATGTCCCTGTGTAGCGACCCTCATCCTGTCGTCCACTTCTGGGCTCTTGGTGGTCTCGAGAGAGTTGCCAACTCTGCCGGATTGACCTTTTCGCCCTTTGTCTCAAGTTCCCTCGGGATGCTGGCCCAGCTATACAACGCGGACACTCACAATGAAGAGGCGGCAGCCCTAGCGACCTCCAACATCGAAATGTCCTTCCTCACCCCTGTCGTGATTAGTCGCTGTGTTGACTCCCTTATCAATGTTCTCGGACCGGATCTTCAGGACATTGCTAAAACACGCAACCTCATTCTTACTCTTCTTCGCCAGTTCCAGCTGGAAGACAACTCGGCTCTTGTCACTGAGAGCTCTAAATGCTTGGATCATCTCTCCCTGTATGCACCGGGATACGTTGACTTTTCTGGATACGTAAAGCGCCTGCAGAATGAGCTCAGCGCTGGCAACCCATTGATGAGGGATGTGGCTATCCGGGGGTTGAGTAATCTCATGAAGCGTGACGCCGGAGCTGTGCTCCGCACTGCCACTCCGACCCTCGAAGAGGAAATTTGGCTTGCATTCGATGATACTCCAGACTGCCCAATCCTCAGAAGCATGATCCAGGATTGGCTGCAACAGACGGCCCTCGTGGAGACGGAGTTATGGATACAACGCTGCCATAACACGCTGACCAAGACTCGTGTTAAGGTCGAAGATATCCCCCTCACATCTGCAATCAGACCTACTGGAAATGACATGccagatgatgaagttgcAGGGTTTGCGTCCGCAATTGCAGGTGCTGGTCAGACAGAAGAGGCAAATGGCGCTGTCTCTGGCCAGGAGCTTCTCAAATGGCAGACCCGGAATTTCGTTATGAGCTGTCTTAGCGAACTTTTGGCACTTGTGCAAGAGGCAATTTTGCCAGATCAGACCATACCTGCCGAGCTTGCGCTGCAGCAGAAGGTTGGAGATATCGTCCGAATGGCTTTCTCAGCATCTACTGCCAATGTAATTGAACTTCGAGTCTGGGGACTGCGGATTATCGATCAAGTTCTCAAG ATGTTTGGCAAGACACCCGATCCAGACTTCACCGAGGCATCCCTTCTGGAACAGTACCAAGCCCAGATCGGATCGGCTCTGACTCCTGCGTTTGCTGCCGACTCGTCTGCGGAATTAGCATCAGAGGCTATCAATGTCTCTGCGACATTCATTGCTACCGGGATTGTGACCAATGTGGATCGTATGGGTAGAATCCTGAAGCTCCTGGTTCTTGGCCTCGAGAACTTTTCTA AAAACCTTGACACCACCGAGATTGGCGACCTCAAAGGTCTCAACCCGAATGCTAGGGTCATGGTCAAGATGGCCTTGTATTCTGCCTGGGCACGGCTCCAGATTGCCAGTATTGAGCAGGATTACCTGAACCAAGTGGTTCAACCGTATCTCACGAAGCTCACTCCGTTATGGTTGTCTTCGCTCCAGGAATATGCCCGGCTGCGTTTCGAGCCGGATATCTCAGGCAGCTTGGGTACTGGCCCTATGAGTGGGGATTTGGACGAGGTATACGCGGCATTGAATCGGGAGACTCTCTTGAAG TTTTACCAAGACTCCTGGTTGAACCTTGTCGACGCTATTGCTGGTCTGGTCGAAAAGGACATCGACTTTGTCTTTGACGCATTGGACGGCAAATCGGAGTTGGAAGAATCCGAGAAGACacagaaggatgaggagcagAAATCTAATGATGAGCCAAAGGGGAAGGGTGACAACATCAACTATCGTGATGAACCTGTTGCATTCTTTTTCGTTCTCTTTGGTCTGGCATTTGAAGCTCTCGTTGACCAGTCTACAACCCCATCCCAGAGATTGGAGATTCTTCAGGCACTTAAGAGAATCCTGAGGCCGGTCATCTCGGGTAATGCGATCTACCAGGATGCGATTTTCTCGGAGACAATGGATTCTCTGGACCGTCTCGCTTTAACCGAAACAACCCCCATTCAAAATGTCATCGTGGAGATCGCACGAAACCTGTCCTTGGATCATCCTTCTGCCAAGGACAGCGAGGGCCGAGACGATCATCTGTCTGATGACATCGAACAGCTTTTCGAGCTAACAAGGAGCATAATTCTCGTGCTCGCAGGACTCCTGCCTAATCTTCGCGAGTCCACACCCCTTGCACGATTCAACGTTGGATCGGATGATGCCTTATCTCTCATTCGGCTTGCTCTCTCATCGCTGGTTAATGTCGCCTCGATTTTCCCCTCAATTATCCGCAATGACCTCAACGCATGCATTCTACACATCTTCAGCACTATCCTGGCGACAGGGCTGTGCCAGGCAGAGGTTGTGCCCCAGGCGCTTCCGACTTTCAAACACTTCATCAGCAGCGTAGCGAACTCTCCCGAAGTCAGTCCAGAACACCCGGAGAATCTTGGTGTTGTCTCTCGCCAGTTGCGCGGTTGTCTTACACGCTTCCTCACTACCCTAACATTTGCGCAACGACGAGAGTCcgaatcctccctcccctgtGCGAAGAACACGCTCCtcgccattgccattctACTAACGAGCGGCGGACACATCATTCCACCTCAAGATCCTGTCATCTTTCGAGTCCTGGACGAACTTTTAGACTGTCTTCAGGATGTCGGTCTTGCCAACGTTGCCGCCGGTTGCATTCGCTCCATTCTCCTGACCTCAAACCCGAGATCACCTACCAGCGAAGTCATCGCCCGCTACCTGTTACCCCGACTCATTGCCTTCTACGTCGGCTGTCCCACAGACAATGGCGACGTCCCCAGCGATCCCGAGAACTCTAAGACCGTCATTGCGCGCACTCTCGTCGCATGTGTCAGCAGTGCCGTTTTCCCTGCGAACGAGATGCCTACCGCCATCTCCCTAATCATGTCGACGCTACTTTCTCGCGCGAAGCGTGACGGACAGGCCGTCTATCAGGAAACCGCCGTTCACCTGCTAGAACTGGCCAAGGCCAATCAACTCGTGTTCCGAGCGCTCGTGGCTACCATGAATCCGGACCAGAAGACGCGACTCGAGGAAATCCTACGCAGTGCGGAAGCCGGGTCGGGAGCCAATAAACACTCCCGCGAAAGCACGCAGTCCAGCAGTGAGCAGCAAGCCATGCCTAGTATTGCACTGAGGTTTGACTTTTAG
- a CDS encoding post-initiation translation factor DPC29 (COG:K;~EggNog:ENOG410PIHS;~InterPro:IPR017856,IPR029072,IPR002876,IPR026564;~PFAM:PF01709), with the protein MTTIVCKRLVQQRVARANWMVSDGCRTLTTSAPWLAGHNRWSQIKHDKAKNDKAKSKERQLIGKEISNATQMWGPDPKFNPRLTLALSNAKRAGIPKTVIEAAVARGQGISVTGEALEQVTVEAILPHSVAAVLECLTDQKARVLQDVRHAIKDAGGIVTPTTYLFEKKGRIIFEKKDGVDPDNYIDQAIEAGATDITADEQGRLLVFTEPTETKSVGGALSKMIGMSIEELDIIWDPNQDTIVDLKDEAQVAEMEDIISDLREEPSLRDIYLNTVQRF; encoded by the exons ATGACGACGATCGTATGCAAACGTCTGGTGCAGCAGCGGGTTGCCCGCGCGAATTGGATGGTGAGCGACGGTTGCCgtaccctcaccaccagcGCTCCGTGGCTTGCAGGTCACAATCGATGGTCTCAGATCAAACATGACAAGGCCAAGAATGACAAGGCCAAAAGCAAGGAACGCCAGCTTATCGGCAAAGAAATCAGCAATGCGACTCAGA TGTGGGGTCCCGATCCTAAATTCAACCCGCGCCTTACCCTCGCCCTTTCGAATGCAAAGCGAGCAGGAATTCCTAAGACTGTGATCGAAGCGGCAGTTGCTCGAGGACAAGGCATAAGTGTCACCGGTGAAGCTCTGGAGCAGGTCACGGTCGAGGCTATTCTCCCGCATTCGGTTGCGGCCGTTCTCGAGTGTCTGACCGATCAGAAAGCCCGCGTATTGCAAGACGTTCGACATGCTATCAAAGATGCCGGGGGCATTGTCACACCTACCACATACCTTtttgagaagaagggcaggATCATtttcgagaagaaggatggggtggatCCCGACAACTATATAGACCAGGCTATCGAAGCAGGTGCGACGGACATCACAGCGGATGAACAAGGCCGGCTCCTTGTCTTCACGGAACCTACAGAAACAAAGAGTGTGGGCGGAGCCCTCAGTAAAATGATTGGCATGTCAATCGAGGAGCTGGATATCATTTGGGATCCCAACCAAGACACAATAGTCGATCTCAAGGATGAGGCGCAAGTCGCGGAAATGGAGGATATCATCAGTGACCTTCGAGAAGAGCCAAGTCTACGAGATATCTACCTGAACACGGTTCAGCGCTTCTGA
- a CDS encoding CCDC90 family protein (COG:S;~EggNog:ENOG410PMGD;~InterPro:IPR024461;~PFAM:PF07798;~TransMembrane:1 (o375-395i)), whose protein sequence is MAAPRLPFLYPNLMRAVRSCEPHTYRSLRLSSRSQHAPFHTSPRRTQETYHRRYGPAAEANLPPPSKPKDEPSRQQPTNTPSGKDKDSNAASSPNQAPPAQSQPKDTETTSEASSQSQQDKLASADTELLDEEKSAHEQEPREDSEPILDARDADEVNAISNERPTDEPIHLHHPLNQNPLEGVLHMPSPSSYLTTTGGPASENNHPNLAPAPYVHHFDTFSLVRDLSTGGFSEEQSVTIMKAVRTILHSNLDLARQSLTSKSDVENESYLFKAACSELQSSLQTARNSEMQRQRTSRTQLQHESDILSQRLNQELAGLKDDIKGMFNDHKMTTREQQRSIDTSVQELNYKITVSLNSDGKSEIEGLRWILTRRAAMAVATSAFMIICFLKYYSVRKAQESADKKKKEQELPTKGGTKEAGVATVAAAQDPLRPKSAPVPGIHLGESLG, encoded by the exons ATGGCGGCCCCAAGGCTTCCATTCCTTTACCCAAACCTGATGCGCGCAGTTCGATCCTGCGAACCCCATACCTACCGCTCTCTTCGCCTTTCATCCCGCAGCCAGCACGCTCCCTTCCACACCAGTCCACGACGCACTCAAGAAACCTATCATCGACGATACGGACCGGCTGCAGAAGCAAacttaccaccaccgtcTAAACCGAAAGACGAACCATCTCGTCAACAgcccaccaacaccccatccGGGAAAGACAAGGATAGCAACGCTGCTTCGTCTCCGAATCAAGCCCCACCAGCGCAATCACAACCAAAGGACACCGAAACCACCTCAGAGGCCTCATCACAGTCGCAACAAGACAAATTAGCCTCCGCAGATACCGAACTGCTAGACGAGGAGAAATCTGCACACGAACAAGAGCCCCGTGAAGACTCCGAACCCATTCTCGATGCCCGTGATGCCGATGAGGTCAACGCTATATCAAACGAAAGACCCACGGACgaacccatccatcttcaccacccactCAACCAGAACCCTCTCGAGGGTGTCCTTCACATgccatctccttcctcctaccTGACCACAACCGGCGGGCCCGCCTCAGAAAACAACCACCCGAACCTCGCCCCAGCCCCTTACGTTCATCACTTCGACACATTCTCGCTCGTTCGCGACCTCTCCACAGGTGGATTCTCCGAAGAACAATCCGTCACAATCATGAAGGCAGTCCGGACCATCCTACACAGTAACCTTGATCTTGCACGCCAAAGCCTGACCTCCAAGTCAGACGTTGAGAACGAATCCTACCTTTTCAAAGCGGCTTGCTCGGAACTTCAATCCTCCCTACAGACCGCTAGAAACTCCGAAATGCAGCGACAGCGTACTTCCCGAACACAACTACAGCACGAGTCCGACATCCTGTCTCAACGCTTGAACCAGGAACTGGCAGGCCTGAAAGACGACATCAAGGGAATGTTCAACGACCACAAGATGACGACCCGCGAACAACAGCGGAGCATCGACACCTCCGTACAAGAACTCAATTACAAAATCACCGTCTCCTTGAACAGTGACGGCAAGAGCGAAATCGAGGGCCTGCGCTGGATTCTAACAAGGAGAGCTGCTATGGCCGTCGCCACTAGTGCCT TCATGAtcatctgcttcttgaaATACTACTCCGTCCGCAAGGCGCAGGAGAGCGcggacaagaaaaagaaagaacaagaactcCCGACCAAGGGCGGAACTAAGGAGGCCGGAGTAGCAActgtcgccgccgcccaggATCCTCTCCGGCCCAAGTCGGCGCCAGTCCCTGGGATTCATCTCGGAGAGTCCCTTGGCTGA
- a CDS encoding Mis6 domain protein (COG:S;~EggNog:ENOG410PI1T;~InterPro:IPR012485;~PFAM:PF07778;~go_component: GO:0000776 - kinetochore [Evidence IEA];~go_process: GO:0034508 - centromere complex assembly [Evidence IEA]) produces the protein MSSDSERDTEVRPSSLEDAIEHLEAAAFVPPKQRYTDAGQLAKTIATHAYESGIPQAALERLLKLLTTHNALDQGTVTTLVKNLYPLERVSSKLITRVVCCLGPAKTKPSPATQALLVRWLIVVYDYLDDKTHLAKLYAVLFNYLDMISLRKPLCQLLSFITRRKHVKPFRIQALMELVSLSGGEEKELLILLNVFKNYCPDVIVGDLGFTGRKASFFKHPDPEWTAHVREIQDTHLERLQTVQPSTFQVVYRGLAKRSKVEAIVPDVKTSRVSYSHTSLEELRGVEHLVDKIDKIELPNQIISMLGNNLAQKYLFLARSEAADRRLNDWLRTFLSDQLEIARANDVEDHESLGYILALAVEYAQYTKEIPDAFTSFLKKYLISWNGEDNREQILGLLVYLPVLDFDTLSSDLLTPLERALLNGAISSRTSLLDFYSALIRQWGIQLRTNSQTTEEFKPLGRLISHAELLALSTLECLTSMPDPTDAQHEKHKPATLSILDFYCTLAELFTHASTNGSIRLTVPLAPTVYTLAFTPINSVISIMCSVLASYKSSFEASLTSQVLRVPNSQDSLYPTELVGQFNGYIMDICNLIWRNRGLNSEDPNAVGCLIPAPTVAALTRFIREYNEKERKRDSSFVYTISSVFSLSHHVALCNLSAACFSDIEEENNIGDEQPKLRKPVTQKALSALEKEGGMKMAWQEYRVRMLDWLDATGSVGIGNLMRSTMKALRKE, from the exons ATGTCGTCCGACTCCGAAAGAG ACACCGAAGTCAGGCCTAGTAGCCTTGAAGATGCGATCGAGCACCTTGAAGCAG CTGCTTTCGTGCCTCCAAAACAACGATATACGGATGCTGGCCAGTTGGCCAAAACAATAGCAACCCACGCGTACGAGAGTGGCATACCGCAAGCTGCCCTCGAACGCTTGCTGAAGCTCCTCACGACGCACAATGCTCTTGACCAAGGCACAGTTACCACACTAGTCAAGAACTTGTACCCTCTGGAGAGGGTATCTTCCAAACTAATCACACGAGTTGTGTGCTGTCTTGGTCCCGCTAAGACGAAGCCTAGTCCTGCGACCCAGGCATTGCTTGTTCGATGGCTGATTGTTGTATACGACTATCTCGATGACAAGACTCATCTGGCAAAATTATATGCCGTGCTATTCAACTATCTAGACATGATCAGTCTACGCAAGCCTCTGTGCCAATTGCTTTCGTTCATCACGAGGCGTAAGCATGTCAAGCCCTTTCGTATCCAAGCTCTTATGGAATTAGTCAGCCTTTCTGGAggtgaagagaaagagctcTTGATTCTACTAAATGTGTTCAAAAACTACTGTCCTGATGTTATTGTTGGTGACCTCGGTTTCACGGGAAGAAAGGCATCCTTCTTCAAACACCCGGACCCTGAATGGACCGCTCATGTCAGAGAAATTCAGGATACCCACCTTGAAAGGTTGCAGACAGTGCAGCCATCGACGTTCCAGGTCGTATATCGCGGCCTAGCAAAGAGAAGCAAGGTAGAGGCCATTGTTCCTGATGTGAAGACATCAAGGGTGTCTTATAGCCACACTTCTTTGGAAGAACTGCGTGGTGTTGAGCATCTTGTTGACAAGATTGACAAGATAGAATTACCTAACCAGATCATATCCATGTTGGGGAATAACTTAGCGCAGAAGTACCTTTTCCTGGCTCGTTCTGAGGCTGCAGATCGCCGGTTGAATGACTGGCTCAGAACGTTCTTAAGTGACCAATTGGAAATCGCGCGGGCAAATGACGTAGAAGACCATGAGAGCTTGGGCTACATATTGGCTTTGGCGGTTGAATATGCGCAATACACGAAG GAAATACCGGACGCTTTCACATCGTTTCTCAAAAAGTACCTCATCTCCTGGAATGGCGAGGACAACAGAGAGCAGATACTTGGGCTTCTCGTGTACCTTCCCGTTCTTGACTTCGATACTCTGAGCAGTGATTTATTGACACCACTGGAGAGAGCACTCCTCAACGGAGCCAtttcatcaagaacatcTCTGCTTGATTTCTATTCGGCCTTGATCCGTCAATGGGGAATCCAGTTGAGGACCAATTCACAGACGACAGAGGAATTCAAGCCATTGGGCCGCTTGATATCCCACGCAGAACTCCTAGCCTTATCGACGTTAGAGTGCTTGACCTCAATGCCGGATCCCACAGATGCCCAACATGAGAAACACAAGCCCGCCACATTGTCCATCTTGGACTTCTACTGTACCCTAGCCGAGCTTTTCACACACGCATCCACGAATGGGAGCATTCGACTTACTGTCCCGCTAGCTCCTACAGTTTATACACTTGCCTTCACGCCCATAAACTcagtcatctccatcatgtgCTCAGTGCTTGCCAGCTACAAGTCGTCCTTTGAGGCTTCCCTCACCTCTCAGGTTCTCCGGGTCCCAAACTCTCAAGACTCGCTCTATCCGACAGAACTTGTGGGTCAATTCAATGGCTATATCATGGACATCTGTAACCTGATCTGGCGGAACCGAGGTCTCAACTCCGAAGACCCCAACGCTGTCGGCTGTTTAATACCGGCCCCTACCGTTGCTGCGCTGACGCGATTCATTCGTGAGTACaatgagaaggaaagaaagcgcGATTCCTCTTTCGTCTACACAATATCCTCGGTCTTCTCTCTCAGTCACCACGTGGCCCTGTGCAACTTGTCTGCAGCCTGCTTCTCTGACATCGAAGAGGAGAACAACATTGGCGACGAGCAGCCCAAGCTGAGGAAGCCAGTGACGCAGAAGGCACTGAGTGCgctggagaaagaaggaggcaTGAAGATGGCGTGGCAGGAGTATAGAGTGCGGATGCTTGACTGGCTTGACGCGACAGGAAGCGTCGGAATTGGTAATTTGATGCGGAGCACGATGAAGGCTTTGCGGAAAGAGTAG